The genomic stretch AGGAGAAGGGCCATGACACCAAAAGCCGGCTGAAGCACAATTTCGGCATGCCGCGTCCGGAAGGCTATCGCAAGGCGATCCGGGTGATGGAGCTTGCCGACCGGTTCAACCTGCCGGTCATTTCCGTGGTCGACACCCAGGGGGCTTATCCCGGCATCGGCGCCGAGGAGCGCGGCCAGGCCGAGGCGATCGCCCGTTCGACCCAGATGTGCCTGCGGATCGGCGTGCCGATGATCACGCTGGTGATTGGCGAGGGCATGTCCGGCGGCGCGATCGCCATTGCCGCCGCAAACCGCGTCTACATGCTGGAGCACGCGATTTATTCGGTAATCTCGCCCGAGGGGGCCGCCTCGATCCTGTGGCGCGATTCCGCCCGCGCCAAGGAAGCGGCGACGAACATGAAGATCACCGCACACGACCTCAAGGACTTCGGCGTGGTTGACGAGATCATTGCCGAGCCGGTGGGCGGCGCGCACCGCAACGCGGAAACGGTAATCGACGCCTCGGGCGACCAGATCGCCGAAGGGCTCGCAGAATTCGACGGCATGTCGGCGGATGAGGTCCGCAACGAGCGGCGGCAGAAGTTCCTCGCGATCGGACGCAATCTCTAGACCCTTGCGGCAATGCCGGAAAGGTGAGGAGACGCCCGGTTGCGCGGGGCCTCTGAAACGGTTAACGCTTTCTTGAAGTTTGGCTGTGCATTATGATCATTGATCGCGCAACGGCCGAGACGTTGCGTTTCGAGGCAAAATCCGGCAGGTTCTATCCATGCGTTTGAACGTCCTGGCCCCCATGGTTTTCGCCACACTGGCGCTGACGGGCTGCAACAGCTTTTTTGACAGTACCGACTTCTCCACTGTGCAGGAGAAGATGAACTACGCTTTGCCATCTGCCATGGTCGCAAAGATGCGCGCCCAGGACATGGACAAGCTCGCGCCGATCACCATCCGGATCTTCAAGGAAGAGGGCATTCTCGAGATCTGGAAGCAGAAGCGCGACGGCACCTATGGCGAGCTCGAAACCTACGAGATCTGCGCCTGGTCCGGCAAGCTCGGCCCGAAGAAGAAGGAAGGCGACCGCCAGGCGCCCGAGGGCTTCTATCCGCTGTCCAAGGGGCTTCTCAACCCCTATTCCCAGTATTTCCTCGCCATCAATACCGGATATCCGAACCGCTACGACCGCGCCAACAGGCTGACCGGGTCCGACCTGATGATCCATGGCGCCTGCTCCTCGCGCGGCTGCTATTCGATGACCGACGAGCAGATCCTCGAGATCTTCGCTTTTGCCCGCGACGCCTTTTCCGGCGGCCAGCAGGCGATCATGCTGCAGGCCTATCCCTTCCGCATGACCGCGGAAAACATGGTGCGCCACCGCTTCAACGAGAACTATCCCTTCTGGCAGATGCTGAAGGAGGGCTATGACTATTTCGAAGTGACCAGGCAGGTTCCCGATGTCGATGTCTGCGGCGGCAAATACGTCTTCAACAAGGATCCCGCCAATGGCGGGTCGCTTGCCTCCGACCAGTCCTGCCCGGCGCTTGCCTCCAATATCCCCTCGCAATACATGATGGCGCTGGCCGACTACCGCACCGATTACCAGGACGCTTTCGAAAAGGCGCTGGCGAAGAATGACGACAAGGTCTGGCTTGATCCGAGCGAGGCGGAGCGCAAGGCCCTCGTTGCCGACAAGCGCGAGGACCCGACCGATCCACTCTACCAGCCGACGGGCTCCTCGCTCGAGGCCGGTCGCTACGTCACGATCGAGCAATACCGTCTGACGAAATACGGCCCGCTGGAAACGCCTGAAGTCGACACCGCGACCCAGACCGCCGCCATCCCTGAGGCCCCCGCCGAGATGCCGGCCGTCTCCGATGTGCCGATCCCGCAGAGAAGCCCGATGGCGGCCTATGCGGAGGAGCCGCAGAAGAAGGACAAGCCCTTCTGGAAGTTCTGGTGAGTGCGGCCGGACGGACAGCGGATGTCTATGATCTTCGCGGGCTGAAATGCCCGCTGCCTGCGTTGAAGGCCGGGAAGCGCCTGGCCCGACTTGCGCCGGGCGCGGTTCTGGCGATCGAGACCAGCGATCCGCTGGCCGTGATTGATATTCCGCATTTGTGCAATGAGAACGGCCACCGGTTGATCGCTTCGGAAACGACGCAAACCGGCCACCGCTTTGTGATCGAACGCGGAAAGCACGATGCGTAGATTCAATAGGTTAGAGCGTCCCTTGTGCGTTCGAATAGACGCAAGGCGCTCTAGTATTTGAAGCCGAAGGCCGAAAGCGGGTTGTCTTCGAGCGCCGTCCGGTCTGGCCGGTCGATGCCGGGCCGGTCGAGATAGGTCTCGAACAGCTCCCGCACCGCGGTTTCCGCGAGATCGCTGGTGATCACGACAAGACGCGTTGCCGGCGTTTCCTCCCATGCCTCAAGCCGGGTTGCGGGATAGACCGTGTCGCGCACGCCGTGAACCACGAGCGGCCGGTCGTCGCCGGCAAGCGCCACCACGCCCTTCAGCCGCAGCAGTCTGTCACCGTATTCGGCGGCGAGCCGGTGCTGGAAAGCCGCGATGACCGCCGGCGATGCCAGCCTGCCGGCCGTGAGCGCAAAGGCCCGGATGTGCGCGCCATGCCGGTTGACGTCGTGGTGATGGTGGTGATGGGCGCCGCCATCCCTTTCCGCAGATAGCCACTCGCCGACGGAAGCGCTCTTGAGGGCAGCGTCGAAAAGCCCGCTGACTAGCAGCGCGGGCGTGGACGCGGCCGCGTCGGAAGCATCCATGATCTCGGCCATCGGGTTCAGCGTCTTCAAGCTTTCCACGAGATCACCACGCGCTTCGGGTTCTGAAAGATCGGTCTTTGTGATGACCAGCCGGTCTGCGACGGCTGCCTGGCGCGCGGCCTCTTCATGGCGGGAAAGGGTCTCGGGGCCTGTCAGAGCGTCAACGAGGGTGACGACGCCGTCTATGCGGAAGGTGGCGGCAATCGCCGGATGGGCCATGATGGCAAGCAGCACGGGCACAGGATCGGCGAGACCCGTGGTTTCGATGATCACCCGGCTGACCGGCTTCACCTTTTCCGTCTGGATCCTGTCGAGGAGATCGGCGAGCGTGTCGATCAGTTCGCCGCGCACCGTGCAGCAAAGACACCCGTTGGACAGCTCGATGATCGAATCGCCGGAACTCTGGACCAGAAGATGATCGATGCCGACCTCGCCGAACTCGTTGATGATGACGGCGGCATCCTGGAGCGCCGGGTCCTTCAGCAGGCGGTTGAGCAGCGTCGACTTGCCGGCGCCGAGAAAGCCGGTGACGATCGAGACGGGAATGGGGGATGGGGGATTATACATCGGATGCGTCTACTGCACGGGGCGGGCATAGGGCAGGGGAACGGAACTCAGGTTTTCGAGCGACGATGCCGCCATTTCCGTATCATTGGGCAGGCGATAGGCATCGACGGTCGGATACTCTTTCACAAGCGGCTTCAGATAGGGCGAGGAGAACATCAGATTGCCGTCGTCGTCGCGCAGGATCACCCGGTTTTCGGCTGCTTCCGCGCTGCAGATCTGGCTGGTGACGTCGGCGACAGGCCGGTCGGGCGCGGCCGGCGGCAGGTAGCTGTCAAGTCGCGGCCCGTCGCGGTCGCCCGTGGTCAGTCCGGTCTGCAGCAGTTCCGCGGCCTTTTCCGCGCGGGCGGGCACGCTCGGCGCGCCGAAGGCGACGGCGACCACCTCGCGGCCGTTGCGTTTTGCGAACGAGACCTGGTTGTAGCCGGAAGCGCAGACGAAGCCCGTCTTCATGCCGGTTGCACCGTCGAAATTGCCGATGAGGAGATTGGTGTTGCGGTATTTGCCGCTGTCGCTGGCAATGCCGGGAATGGTGAAATAATAGAGATATTCGGGAAAGGTCTTCTCGATGGCGATGGCAAGGACCGCCATGTCGCGCGCGGTCGTGTACTGGCCGGGCTGGGGGTTGCTCATCGAGTTCATGCCGTTGGCGTTGACGAAATGCGTGTCCGTCATGCCGAGTGCTTTCGCCGTTTCGTTCATCCGCTTGACGAAGGCCTCGCGCCCGCCGATTGCGTGTTCGGCAACGGCGCGCGCGGCATCATTGGCCGAATGCACCAGCATCATCTTCAGCGCGGTGTCGACGGTGACCCGCGTGCCGGGCGCGAAATACATCTTCGAGGCGGGCTCGTTTGCCGCCGCCGCCGAGAAGGTGATCGCGGCCTGCGGATCGAGGCGGCCGGCCTTCATGTCTTCGAATACAAGATAGGCGGTCATCAGCTTGGCGAGCGAAGCCGGATACCAGCGCTTGAACGGTTCCTCGGCGGCAAGCACGCGCTCAGTATTGGCATCGACCACGATATAGGGGCTGGCGCGCGCAGGACCTGCCGCCGCCGCGAGGGCGAGCGTTATCGCAACCAGCCACAGGGCGATCAGGGCCTGAAACGGACCCTGGAACCGGCCTTGGAGCCGGCGTTGTGCGGGTCTTGTCATCTGCAACACGAAACTGTCTCCACTTGCCTGATGCGCTCTATCGATATACGCCTTGAAGGATGAAATCCTTGTGCGCGCGCTTTCGCGGTCCCACATGTATTACCGTCTTTTACAATGAATTTTAGAAAATTGCAGGGGTATGCTTAATGCCGGTGTTGAACAGTGCCGCCCAGATCCGTGACGAGGCCACGACATGGCGGCGGTTTCTCCATCAGCATCCCGAACTCCTCTATGATGTCCAAAATACGGCTGCCTTCGTCGCCGCGCAATTGCGGTCCTTCGGCGTGGATGAGGTTGTCGAGGGGATCGGCGGGACGGGCGTCGTGGGCGTGATCCGCGGCAGCCGCGAAGGCGACCGGACGATCGGCCTCAGGGCCGATATGGACGCGCTGCCGATCGTCGAGAAGAGCGGCAGGGATTGGACGTCGAAGGTAAACGGCAGGATGCATGCCTGCGGCCATGACGGCCACATGGCCATGCTTCTGGGCGCTGCGAAACTGCTGACGGAAACCCGCAATTTCGCCGGCCGCATCGCGCTGATCTTCCAGCCGGCGGAAGAGGGCGGCGGCGGCGGCAAGGCGATGATCGACGACGGGCTGATGGAACGTTTCGCTATCGCGGAAGTCTACGGCATGCACAATTATCCCGGCATGCCGGTCGGCCGGTTCGCCTCCCGCGTCGGGCCCATCATGGCGGCGACGGACGAGTTCAGGATCCTCATCAGGGGCGATGGCGGCCATGCGGCCCAGCCGCAGAAATCGGTCGACCCGATCATCATCGGCAGCCAGATCGTCAACGCGATGCAGACGATCGTTTCGCGCAACGCCGATCCGGTGAGCCCGCTCGTCGTCTCGATTACGGAATTTCACGCAGGCTTCGCCCATAACGTCATTTCCGGCGAGGCCGAATTGGGCGGAACGGTCCGCTCCTTCACGCCGGAAAACCGTGATCTCGCCGAGCGCCGGATCAGGGAGATTGCCGAGATGACGGCGCTTTCCCACGGGGGACTGGCGGAGGTGACCTACACGCGCAACTACCCGCCGACGGTCAATCACCCGGAGGAAACGTTTCACGCCCTTGCCGCGGCAAAATCCGTCGCCGGCGAGGACAAGGTGGCCGACGATTTCGCGCCGTGGACGGCGGCGGAGGATTTCTCCTACATGCTCGAAGCGCGGCCCGGCGCCTTCATCCTGATCGGCAACGGCGACACGGCCGAATTGCACAATGCCGAATATGATTTCAACGACGAAGCGCTTCCCTACGGCATGTCCTACTGGGTCCGGCTTGCCGAGGCGCGCCTCGCCGGCTGAGAAACATCGCAGCATTGATGCAAATCGGGGCTTTTCACGAGGCCTCGGCTTTTGTATTGAGAGGCAAGTGGTCCCGTAGCTCAGCAGGATAGAGCATCAGATTCCTAATCTGAGGGTCACGCGTTCGAATCGCGTCGGGATCACCATTTTTTCTTATTTATTTCAATTATTTACGAATGTCGTACTCCTCGCGTCTTTTTCGAAAAATTTCCGGGTAAGCGCAGGGTAAGCAGCAGGATCGATTTCAAGGCGGTTCCGTGACGGCTCGTGTTGTCAAAACCCAAAACCCTTTTGATTCTATAAAATTGGCGCTGTCATCGCCGTCATCACTGTCATTCCATAATCTATTCAATAGGTTGACCGTGACAGCCTCGCTCAGATCTCCGTCATGTGCCTGTCATCCACCCGGCGGCGGCTTGCGAGGCTGTCTAGGCCGCGGCTTTTCTCCCGCGTACGACACAACGCTGCCGGGCCGTGTGGTGCTGATCCGGTCACCCGTGGTGCAGGCATAACGTGTGGAAATAGCTTGAGTTTAGCCGAAACGACCCCGAGCGTTGAGACTTTAGGCTTTGTATCCGGTCTCAGGCTGGCCCGACCGCGCGGTGCCAAATACCCGCATGGCAGAGTGACACAGGAAGGACCCACGCTCCTTCTGACAGCCGCTGTCTGGTGCGGACGATCAAAACAAAGGGGCGCGGGGGAAGACCGCCTGCGGGCGGCTATGACCGAAGCAGCAAAGCTGGCTTCAGACACCGGTCTCTTCGTTTGGGTGCGCAGACGAAAGTGGCCGGATGATGATCATGCGACCTTCTGCCGTCCGGCTGTCAGTGACGGCATAGCCTTCGCTCCGGAGCAGCGGCGCTGCCCGACGGACGAGCGTGCCGAGCGTTGCCGCTGTCGATGGCCATACCCGCATGTTCTTGATCGCCGGCGCTGCATGCTCGTTGAGAACTTCCAGGAGATGCGTGGCTGTCCCGCTGAAGCCGGTCGCACGATGCCGCTTGATGATGCGGATCAGTTCGCTGCCGAAGGGATCGTTCTCAAGCGCGACCTTAGCGGCATCGGTCCTGCTCAGACGATAGGCTTCGAGGAACTGGCCTGGCTCCCAGCCAAAAGCCGGAGAGCAGGCTTCGATCCATTCGGCGAAGTCGGCCATGCGTGGCGGGTTTGCGAGCTTGACCGATGCCCGGCGACTCAGTCCCTCCGAGACGGCATCGAGCAGCGCCCCCAAGAGGTATGGTCGCATCCGCTCCAGCTCCTCCTTCAGATGCCGCTCGGTCTGCCGCTCCTCTTCCGGGATGCGCGGCAGATGGATGGCGATGGCACGGTCGGAGAGGTCGGCCCGTCCTGTCAGATCCGGGATACCGTTCAGGATGACGGGGCGCTGCGCCTCAAGCACGATCTGCTCGTTGTCGGTATGCAGTGCACGGGTCGCAAAGCCACCACCTGTCGAAAGCCTGCAGAGCGAATCCGAGAACCAGTTGGCGACGCTCGACATGTTGTCGAAGGCAAGCACATGGCCGTTCTTGGCGGCAATGACCAGATCCCGTTCATCCTTCGATACCGTGCGCTTCTTGCCGATCTCGGCATCGATCAGGTTGGCAAGCAGGTCGGTGACCGAACTCTTGCCGCTGCCCTGCTCGCCGCTGACGCAGAGAAGCGGGTAGGGGCCTTCCGGCCGGAGAGCTGCAACCAGCCATGCTGTGACCAGCATCAGGTCCTGCTCGCTGCCGACATTGATGAATGGCTTCAGGTCTCTGTAGCCGGCGCCCCTCTGTGGCTCGGGCAGGGCACGCGCGGACGCAGAGCGCAGAAACTTCACATGCGGAAATTGGCCGACCGTCCAGCGCCCCTTCGTTACTCGTACTGCCCGCCAGTCCTGATCGCAGAGATCGAGGAAGTAATCTCCATCATGGGCGCCGACACGCCTGAAGGTCGGGTAGCATGCTCCGCTCTGAGCTTTTGCCTCCATGATCCTGATCGTGTCATCAAGCGCCGAGCTTCCAAGGGCTTCGCCGGTCTTCTCGTAGTAGATGCCGGCCACATAGGATTTGAAGAAGCGATGCCTGACAGGCCAATGCTCGAAGTGATCGCCGGTCGGATAGGTCACATGGCTTTCGCGATCCGGATCGTGCCAGAACTCGGTCTCGTCCGGCAGAAAGTCAAAGGCCGAGGGCTTCTTCGTGCGCTGCTTCTTTGGCTCGGCCGCGCCCTCCGCTTCACCATCGTCAGCACCACTGGCAGAAACCGACACACCAGCCTCGTCAGAAGCCTGGATCAGCGCCTGCAGCTGGGCATCCATCCAGCCTTCAGCAAAGGCGTCGGCTGCATCAAAGCCAGCGGGCAATCCCTCCGGCAGACGCATGACCGAGACGGACGCGGCACCTGCCTGCGCCAGGCATTGCATAACGGCCTCTGCATAGGCCGCACCGGGTTCATCTGCATCGGGCCAGATGATGACACGACGGCCGGAGAGCGGAGACCAGTCGGCCTTGCGGGCACTCTTTGATCCATTCGGCGATGTCGTGACGACGAAGCCGGGAAGCATTGCCGCCGCCGCATCCGCGGCCTTCTCACCCTCGGTTACGATGACAGCGGCCTTCGGTTCCGCCTCCAGCCCATCCAGCCGGTAAAGCGGCCGTGGTTCGGGAAGGCCTTTCCAGCGCCAGGCATTGGCACCGGTTTGTTCGTCCCTGCCATAGCTCAGCGGCAGGAACTGCTTTCCCTCATCGGTATCGAAACGGCAGGCGATGAACAGCAGCTTTCCGGAAGCGTTCCGGTAGCACCAGCGCTGCGACGGCGTACCGAGCCGTGAGTGTCGGACCGGCGGCGGTGCTGCATTCTCCGGAACCGGAGCGACTGCCGTCCAGCCAGAGGCGGGAGCAGCAACTGCCGAAGTGGCGTTACGCTCAACGGGAGCGAAAGGATCATTCCTCATAGAGCGACACCTCCAGGGCTTCGGCAAGCCGACGTGCGGCTTCGCCCTGATCGTCATTGGTGAACAGATAGGCTGCAAGCGAGATCAGATCGCGCCCGCGGTCGCCAGTGGCGAAATCGGCCCAACGCCCTGAGAGGATGTTGACGCGGAAGCTGCCAGGTTTGCGATCGGCACGCCTCGGATTGCGTGCCGTCCATTCATGACCAAGCCGCCGTCCGTCCGGCAGCCAGCGGGATAAAAGAAGCGGCGCATTTGACAGCGCCGCACGGTTGATATGATCGAAAGCGATTTTCCTCAAGGCCGTTAACCCCTCTGGCTTGTCGAGGTGAGGGTGTTGGCGCTCAGCCAGGCGGTTATGTCGCGGCGCTTGTAGCGCACCGACTTGCCGATCTTGACGAAGGGGGGTCCACCGCCACGCAGGCGCCATGCCTGCAGGGTGCGGGCCGAGACGGACAGCAGTTCGCATGTCAGCGTTTCCGTCATCAGAAAGTCTGGATCGAGGGAGAGGGGAGATTGCTGCATCTTGCGGCTCCTTGTGATTGGGAGCCGCCAAAATGACGATGGAGCCGAATTGAATCCGCCAGCCATTTGCAGTTCGTTTTTCCGGATTGGCTGCTAAAGTTTAGCCGGACTGACAAGGCCTAAAGTCATTCACCGGTACTGCGCGAACAGCTGGGCTTCGACATGAGCACAAAGCGCTGCAAAGGCATCCTGCAGGCCGCGTACCGCAAACGGGATGTCCTCCGGAACACGGACCTCCCAGCTGGCAAAGTTTGCTGCCACCGTGTTCGCCCGGTTACGGACGTCAGTACCGGGCTCTTCATTCCAGAACACGCTCTCGCAGCTATCGAGGAAATCCATGAAGGTGTTGTTGCTCTGTGTCGGTGCTGCCCCCGTAATGAAGAGCCAGAGCAGGCCGGCCACATGCATGAAGTAGAGCCGGTCAAACCGCGCAGGCGCTCCTGCCGGGTTCCGGGTCTCGAACTTCAGCCGCTCGCTCTCTTCCTCCAGCGCGCGACACCACTCAGCGATATGACTGATCTGGCGCGGGTCCATCAGTTCATGCAACCTGTAGCTCGACTTGAACCGCCAGAGATGCTCATCCGCCCGCTCTCGGTGGCGTTTGGCAAGGCTCTCGTCCTCAATCAGTTGGATGGGAAACGTCTTCTCAGGGACATCCACCAACTGCAGCGCCTCAAGCGCAACCTGCAGGCTGAACAGTTTGCTCTGGATGTCGGAGGCAAGCTTCTCGACATCGGCGAACTGGGCCGAAAGATCGCGGTTCGCACTGGCTCCGTCAAGGATACGCTCGACATCCTCAAACGCTGCAAAGATTGCGACCCGGCAGAACCAGTATGTGCATTCCCCGTGTTCGCTGATGATATTGCGGTGAACGGCGGCTTCCATCAATTGCTCGATAGTCCGCTCATAGCCGAAGGGCTCGCGAGGGCGTTCGTTCTTTTCCCAGCAGGGCGGAAGATATTCTAGCGTTACATCGCGACGGAAGCCGCCAAACAGGCGTGTGCCGAGCGCCAGTAGCCGCTGAGCGCGGTCCAGTTGCTCGTAATCCTTTGCAGTGTTGGCCGCATCCTGAAGCGACTGCAATGTCGACCCGGCATATTGCTCGTCAGCCGTTACAAGGGCTGACCATTGGGAGCTGTTCTGCTTCGGGCGAGATTGGTTGTGCACGATGTTACCGGTGTTCGCAAGGATGAAGGACGTCGCCCACCTTTTCGGATTGATCATAAGTTCTAAACACGAATAGCAATGCTTTTAAGCCAAGCAAGATCAATACGCGAACATTGGGGGTGTTCGGAAGCTAGAGGGTCTTTTTCCACCTCTACAAGATCTTGGCGATAAGTCCGAAACAGGGCCGCTAGAAGACAGCTCCTCGTTGGGCGAAAGCTCAGGCAAGGCAGGGGACGATCAGATGAGATTGCTGTAAATCAGAGGTTCGCAGAAAGGCACTTCCACAAGGCATGTAGACTGGAGCGAAAGAATCTCTGGAAGGTCGTGGATCAGCAACAAAGGGGCCGATTCCTGCAAGTCCGCTTCGTACATCAACGTCTGCGGAAGCGGACCTTTGTTCGCGGACGATCAGGGGCTCAGGCCATTGTTGCTGAAATTCGTTTTCCCTTTGACCGTGTGCAGGACGATCTGCGCATAGAGCTTTTCGGTTGTTCCGTCTCAACGCGCTTGAGACAGAACACTCCGCCAAGGTAAGCCTCAGCTTCTAACCCCTTGCCACAAAAAGCGGGTGCGCCGCATAGAAAAGGGCCGGGTTTCCGGCCCTTTTCGGTGTCCTGGTCGATCAGCCGATCCGGATCGACTTGATGTTGACGAACTCCTTCAGCCCTTCCGGACCGTGCTCGCGGCCATAGCCGGAGGTCTTCACGCCGCCGAAGGGCATGGTCGGGTAGGCGACATCGAACGTGTTGATGAACACCATGCCGGTGTCGAAATGCTCCGCCGCCAGTTTGCGGGCGCGCTCGACATCCCTGCTGAAAATGCCGCCGCCGAGACCGTAGCGGCTACTGTTTGCGATCCGCATCGCATCCTGTTCATCCTTGGCGCGGATAATGGATGCGGCGGGCCCGAACATTTCATCCTTGTAGGCGGGCTGACCGGGCGCGACCTCGGCGAGCGCGGTTGCCGGATAGAACCAGCCCTTGCGATCCGGGATCTTGCCGCCGGCCACAAGCCGGGCACCTTTCTTGATGCTTTCCTCGACCTGTTTATGCAGCTTGTCGCGCTGCTCCT from Martelella sp. AD-3 encodes the following:
- a CDS encoding acetyl-CoA carboxylase carboxyltransferase subunit alpha, which translates into the protein MYSYLDFERPISDLEAKIIELKKLASEGESIDTSEEIARLETRVSEAMNDIYAKLSPWQKAQVARHPQRPHFVDYAKRLFTDFTTLAGDRNFGEDAAIQAGLARFRGRPVAVIGEEKGHDTKSRLKHNFGMPRPEGYRKAIRVMELADRFNLPVISVVDTQGAYPGIGAEERGQAEAIARSTQMCLRIGVPMITLVIGEGMSGGAIAIAAANRVYMLEHAIYSVISPEGAASILWRDSARAKEAATNMKITAHDLKDFGVVDEIIAEPVGGAHRNAETVIDASGDQIAEGLAEFDGMSADEVRNERRQKFLAIGRNL
- a CDS encoding murein L,D-transpeptidase family protein translates to MRLNVLAPMVFATLALTGCNSFFDSTDFSTVQEKMNYALPSAMVAKMRAQDMDKLAPITIRIFKEEGILEIWKQKRDGTYGELETYEICAWSGKLGPKKKEGDRQAPEGFYPLSKGLLNPYSQYFLAINTGYPNRYDRANRLTGSDLMIHGACSSRGCYSMTDEQILEIFAFARDAFSGGQQAIMLQAYPFRMTAENMVRHRFNENYPFWQMLKEGYDYFEVTRQVPDVDVCGGKYVFNKDPANGGSLASDQSCPALASNIPSQYMMALADYRTDYQDAFEKALAKNDDKVWLDPSEAERKALVADKREDPTDPLYQPTGSSLEAGRYVTIEQYRLTKYGPLETPEVDTATQTAAIPEAPAEMPAVSDVPIPQRSPMAAYAEEPQKKDKPFWKFW
- a CDS encoding sulfurtransferase TusA family protein encodes the protein MSAAGRTADVYDLRGLKCPLPALKAGKRLARLAPGAVLAIETSDPLAVIDIPHLCNENGHRLIASETTQTGHRFVIERGKHDA
- a CDS encoding GTP-binding protein, yielding MYNPPSPIPVSIVTGFLGAGKSTLLNRLLKDPALQDAAVIINEFGEVGIDHLLVQSSGDSIIELSNGCLCCTVRGELIDTLADLLDRIQTEKVKPVSRVIIETTGLADPVPVLLAIMAHPAIAATFRIDGVVTLVDALTGPETLSRHEEAARQAAVADRLVITKTDLSEPEARGDLVESLKTLNPMAEIMDASDAAASTPALLVSGLFDAALKSASVGEWLSAERDGGAHHHHHHDVNRHGAHIRAFALTAGRLASPAVIAAFQHRLAAEYGDRLLRLKGVVALAGDDRPLVVHGVRDTVYPATRLEAWEETPATRLVVITSDLAETAVRELFETYLDRPGIDRPDRTALEDNPLSAFGFKY
- a CDS encoding D-alanyl-D-alanine carboxypeptidase family protein; its protein translation is MTRPAQRRLQGRFQGPFQALIALWLVAITLALAAAAGPARASPYIVVDANTERVLAAEEPFKRWYPASLAKLMTAYLVFEDMKAGRLDPQAAITFSAAAANEPASKMYFAPGTRVTVDTALKMMLVHSANDAARAVAEHAIGGREAFVKRMNETAKALGMTDTHFVNANGMNSMSNPQPGQYTTARDMAVLAIAIEKTFPEYLYYFTIPGIASDSGKYRNTNLLIGNFDGATGMKTGFVCASGYNQVSFAKRNGREVVAVAFGAPSVPARAEKAAELLQTGLTTGDRDGPRLDSYLPPAAPDRPVADVTSQICSAEAAENRVILRDDDGNLMFSSPYLKPLVKEYPTVDAYRLPNDTEMAASSLENLSSVPLPYARPVQ
- a CDS encoding M20 aminoacylase family protein — translated: MPVLNSAAQIRDEATTWRRFLHQHPELLYDVQNTAAFVAAQLRSFGVDEVVEGIGGTGVVGVIRGSREGDRTIGLRADMDALPIVEKSGRDWTSKVNGRMHACGHDGHMAMLLGAAKLLTETRNFAGRIALIFQPAEEGGGGGKAMIDDGLMERFAIAEVYGMHNYPGMPVGRFASRVGPIMAATDEFRILIRGDGGHAAQPQKSVDPIIIGSQIVNAMQTIVSRNADPVSPLVVSITEFHAGFAHNVISGEAELGGTVRSFTPENRDLAERRIREIAEMTALSHGGLAEVTYTRNYPPTVNHPEETFHALAAAKSVAGEDKVADDFAPWTAAEDFSYMLEARPGAFILIGNGDTAELHNAEYDFNDEALPYGMSYWVRLAEARLAG
- a CDS encoding AlpA family transcriptional regulator; amino-acid sequence: MQQSPLSLDPDFLMTETLTCELLSVSARTLQAWRLRGGGPPFVKIGKSVRYKRRDITAWLSANTLTSTSQRG